The Sphingomonas telluris genome includes a window with the following:
- a CDS encoding glycoside hydrolase family 43 protein, translating into MPVNRIFAVAAALLTAAWTVPAGADPSFVPVYEDNFPDPFITFHNGEFIAYSTNDGPNLPMLTSSDLVHWKRVAAADGRRIDAMPKMAPWAKPDRTWAPEVMKSGDKWLLYYTAASAKKSMQCIGVAVASDPKGPFVDNSAEPLVCQTDEGGSIDPNPFRDADGKLYLYYKSDGNAVGKHSFIWGQRLSDDGLKLVGDAVPLLTDDQKWEWKLVEAPSMVKSPTGYQMFYSAAYYGWDYPGERLSNYATGYASCSGPLGPCKDAPENPLLHSFNDRDAGCLSGPGHPAVFQAGKQHFLAFHAWAATSGCRPLDPERYLYIAPLFWKDGKPTLGPSLRERKAQERG; encoded by the coding sequence ATGCCTGTAAACCGTATCTTCGCCGTCGCAGCGGCGCTCCTCACCGCAGCATGGACGGTCCCGGCTGGCGCCGATCCGTCCTTCGTGCCCGTCTACGAGGACAATTTTCCTGACCCGTTCATCACATTCCACAATGGCGAGTTCATCGCCTACTCGACGAACGACGGTCCGAACCTGCCGATGCTGACGTCGAGCGATCTCGTGCACTGGAAGAGGGTCGCGGCAGCCGATGGACGGCGGATCGACGCGATGCCGAAGATGGCACCGTGGGCGAAGCCGGACCGGACGTGGGCGCCGGAGGTCATGAAGTCCGGCGACAAGTGGCTGCTGTATTACACGGCAGCGAGCGCGAAGAAGTCGATGCAGTGCATCGGCGTTGCCGTCGCCAGCGATCCGAAGGGTCCGTTCGTGGACAATTCCGCCGAGCCTTTGGTGTGCCAGACGGACGAGGGCGGAAGCATTGATCCCAATCCCTTTCGCGACGCCGACGGCAAGCTGTACCTCTATTACAAGAGCGACGGGAATGCGGTTGGGAAGCACAGCTTCATCTGGGGCCAGCGCCTGTCGGACGACGGCCTCAAGCTCGTCGGCGACGCCGTGCCCTTGCTGACCGACGACCAGAAATGGGAGTGGAAGCTGGTCGAGGCGCCATCGATGGTGAAGTCGCCTACGGGCTACCAGATGTTCTACTCGGCCGCCTATTACGGCTGGGATTATCCGGGCGAGCGGCTGTCGAACTATGCAACCGGGTACGCGAGCTGCTCGGGCCCTCTAGGCCCCTGCAAGGACGCGCCGGAAAATCCGCTGCTGCACAGTTTCAACGATCGCGACGCAGGGTGCCTCAGCGGCCCGGGGCATCCGGCCGTGTTCCAGGCCGGCAAGCAGCACTTCCTCGCCTTCCACGCCTGGGCGGCGACTTCGGGCTGCCGCCCGCTCGACCCCGAGCGCTACCTCTATATCGCGCCTCTGTTCTGGAAGGACGGCAAGCCGACCCTGGGGCCGAGCCTGCGTGAGAGGAAGGCGCAAGAACGGGGTTGA
- a CDS encoding L,D-transpeptidase family protein, protein MRKFVLVLAGLCLPASALAAASQQPIEPIEVPPSVEQGLDMVYIDREIAPSMQQRDAQQHDQGIDQFKVADADMFAPVHPLYTDLRRALVRYEMRWGDLPQVQIPAGPTLKLNMTGDRVALLRQRLGLPEGTKFDAPLAAAVKEFQDVHGLKADGVAGAGTIQALNRGFKHYEDVLLLNLERARRLPQTTESGRYILVDAGSARLFMYENGKPVDSMRVIVGSKVTETPMMAALLRYVSLNPWWNTPPELATKSVAPGVLKEGLKYLTDRDYEVLSDWTDDATPIDPSTVDWQAVADGKATVRLRRGPGPWNSMGDMRFNMPNDFGIYLHDVPDFEHALFDKDDRWISNGCIRLQDAHRLAKWLFGRTMVADSKTEENVDVPDPVPVYVTYLTAEAGANGPKFRADRYNRDPALLARYFGKDQQVASAGN, encoded by the coding sequence ATGCGCAAATTCGTCCTTGTTCTTGCAGGTCTCTGCCTGCCTGCTTCGGCGCTCGCCGCCGCTAGCCAGCAGCCGATCGAGCCGATCGAGGTTCCGCCGAGTGTCGAGCAGGGTCTCGACATGGTCTACATCGACCGCGAGATCGCGCCGTCGATGCAGCAGCGCGACGCGCAGCAGCACGACCAGGGAATCGACCAGTTCAAGGTCGCCGACGCCGACATGTTCGCGCCGGTGCACCCGCTCTACACCGATCTTCGGCGAGCGCTGGTTCGCTACGAGATGCGCTGGGGCGACCTGCCGCAGGTGCAGATCCCGGCCGGCCCGACGCTGAAGCTCAACATGACCGGCGATCGCGTCGCGCTTCTGCGGCAGCGGCTGGGGCTTCCCGAGGGGACGAAGTTCGACGCACCGCTGGCTGCGGCGGTCAAGGAATTCCAGGACGTTCATGGCTTGAAGGCAGACGGCGTCGCAGGCGCGGGGACGATCCAGGCGCTGAACCGTGGCTTCAAGCATTACGAGGATGTGCTGCTGCTCAATCTCGAGCGGGCGCGCCGCCTTCCGCAGACAACCGAATCCGGCCGCTACATCCTCGTCGACGCGGGCTCGGCGCGCCTGTTCATGTACGAGAATGGGAAGCCGGTGGACTCCATGCGCGTCATCGTCGGCAGCAAGGTAACCGAGACGCCGATGATGGCGGCGCTGCTGCGCTACGTCAGCCTCAATCCTTGGTGGAATACGCCGCCGGAGCTGGCGACGAAGTCAGTCGCTCCGGGCGTACTCAAGGAAGGCCTAAAGTACCTCACCGACCGCGACTATGAGGTCCTTTCGGACTGGACTGACGACGCGACGCCGATCGATCCATCGACGGTGGATTGGCAAGCGGTCGCCGACGGAAAGGCGACCGTTCGCCTCCGGCGTGGGCCTGGACCGTGGAATTCGATGGGCGACATGCGGTTCAACATGCCGAACGACTTCGGCATCTACCTGCACGACGTGCCCGACTTCGAGCACGCGCTGTTCGACAAGGACGACCGCTGGATCAGCAACGGCTGCATCCGGCTTCAGGACGCGCATCGCCTGGCGAAATGGCTGTTCGGCCGGACGATGGTCGCGGATTCGAAGACGGAAGAGAATGTCGACGTGCCGGATCCCGTACCCGTCTACGTCACCTATCTGACCGCCGAGGCGGGTGCGAACGGGCCGAAGTTCCGTGCCGATCGGTACAATCGCGACCCGGCTCTCCTGGCCCGCTATTTCGGCAAGGATCAGCAGGTCGCGTCCGCCGGAAACTGA
- a CDS encoding MBL fold metallo-hydrolase, with product MTPTFHPRLVNGRFGDPAVFVEILHRREALLFDIGDLSALSTRDLLRISHVFVSHMHMDHFVGFDALLRANIGRQKVIRFIGPDGLCERIHHKLQGYDWDLADKYDQDLVFLVTGLREHEAPRAARFRFKRRFAWEVPIPPPPLNVEGFEVHATFLQHHGPCLGFTLSEPAHANVWKNRLDELDVEPGQWLQRLKKGILAGWDDKVMIALPDGRHLPLGQLRDLVKIGPGQKIAYVTDVADTPENREAIAELAAGADLFFLESRFAAADADQARHRAHLTTKAAGEIARAAGVRRLEPFHFSPRYEKEEEMMIAEVMAAFEGPESSPATEAAGALVD from the coding sequence GTGACCCCGACTTTCCACCCAAGGCTCGTGAACGGCCGCTTCGGCGACCCGGCCGTCTTCGTCGAAATTCTTCACCGGCGTGAAGCGTTGCTGTTCGACATCGGCGACCTGTCGGCGCTCAGCACCCGCGACCTCCTGCGCATCAGCCATGTGTTCGTCAGCCACATGCACATGGATCATTTCGTCGGGTTCGATGCGCTTCTCCGGGCAAATATCGGGCGCCAGAAGGTCATCCGGTTCATCGGCCCGGACGGTCTTTGCGAGCGCATCCATCACAAGCTTCAGGGCTACGACTGGGACCTCGCGGACAAGTACGATCAAGACCTCGTCTTCCTGGTCACCGGATTGCGGGAGCACGAGGCGCCACGGGCGGCCCGCTTCCGTTTCAAGCGCCGCTTCGCCTGGGAAGTCCCCATCCCGCCGCCACCTCTGAACGTCGAGGGGTTCGAGGTGCACGCGACCTTCCTCCAGCACCATGGGCCTTGCCTCGGCTTCACCCTGAGCGAACCGGCACATGCGAACGTCTGGAAGAACCGCCTCGACGAGCTCGACGTCGAGCCGGGCCAGTGGCTGCAGCGGTTGAAGAAAGGGATCCTGGCGGGTTGGGACGACAAGGTCATGATTGCCCTGCCTGACGGCCGCCATCTTCCCCTCGGCCAGTTGCGCGATCTCGTGAAGATCGGTCCCGGTCAGAAGATCGCCTATGTGACGGACGTCGCCGATACTCCGGAAAACCGCGAGGCGATTGCCGAGCTCGCGGCGGGCGCGGACCTGTTCTTCCTGGAATCGCGCTTCGCGGCAGCCGATGCCGACCAGGCGCGCCATCGTGCGCACCTGACCACCAAGGCTGCGGGCGAGATTGCGCGCGCTGCGGGCGTGCGACGGCTCGAGCCGTTCCACTTCTCCCCGCGCTACGAGAAAGAGGAGGAGATGATGATCGCCGAAGTCATGGCAGCCTTCGAAGGGCCGGAAAGTTCCCCGGCGACCGAAGCCGCCGGGGCCTTGGTGGATTAG
- a CDS encoding autotransporter domain-containing protein, whose protein sequence is MTVCSLFGRALLGATALATIATSAAAQRVDSITAFGDSYADTGNLFEILGFNPAPLVYPTGRFSGGTNYIDTLSQLLNVPVDNFAIGGALTNNTNTNGVGLPGFVTEWNAFLAGGGGPFPAVSGTFDSSDLVTFSVGGNDARFYQQQGGTLAGAPAAATASAAFATAGLNALVDAGAQNISFLAGNTAILPEIANDPAAQAIRQSYSTTFNTQMQGVLAGYAADGVIVHYLDLTAIGQQIVANPGAYGLQSAGACAPAPACIADSNLTNQFLFYVDNLHLTSAGFAIVGRYIAAQLQAPLTLEAPSEAGMETARQFGRTLSSRVDLTAPRDGDVAEGLKLFIVGDTYSRDVKADAATDGFDIDGVGGTVGASYGFGNGTVGIAANYTRPRVRFGNDASRNDVDTWQIGGFGGFSIAGGFVQGYLGYGQDNNDIERAGVVNNLNSSPDGDHWLAGAKAGYLFPLGTMRAGPVVALDYAKAKVDGYTEEGDAALSLNVGKTSAKSFTAGIGAEIRGDFESGGSSIRPFASAMLEKELSDDGRSVQFAQTSAPGIVNTWAFEDRSTKAYGRVSFGGSAGLFSNVTINAIGSATLGRDQGNDVSAQVGLHAGF, encoded by the coding sequence ATGACTGTTTGTAGCCTCTTTGGCCGTGCCCTTCTGGGCGCAACGGCACTTGCGACTATTGCGACGTCCGCGGCGGCGCAGCGCGTCGATTCCATCACCGCATTCGGCGACAGCTATGCGGATACCGGCAACCTGTTCGAGATCCTGGGCTTCAACCCGGCGCCTCTGGTCTATCCGACCGGCCGCTTCTCGGGTGGCACCAACTACATCGACACCTTGTCGCAGCTGCTCAACGTGCCGGTGGATAATTTCGCGATCGGCGGAGCGCTCACGAACAATACGAACACCAACGGCGTCGGCCTGCCCGGCTTCGTCACCGAGTGGAACGCCTTTCTCGCGGGCGGCGGCGGACCGTTCCCGGCCGTGTCGGGCACCTTCGATTCCAGCGATCTCGTCACCTTTTCGGTCGGCGGGAACGACGCACGCTTCTACCAGCAGCAAGGCGGAACGCTGGCGGGAGCGCCCGCGGCTGCCACAGCTTCGGCGGCCTTTGCTACGGCTGGCCTCAATGCGCTGGTCGACGCCGGCGCGCAGAACATCAGCTTCCTCGCCGGCAATACGGCGATCCTGCCCGAGATCGCGAACGATCCCGCCGCTCAGGCCATCCGGCAGAGCTATTCGACCACGTTCAACACGCAGATGCAGGGCGTTCTCGCAGGCTACGCGGCCGATGGCGTGATCGTCCACTATCTCGACTTGACCGCGATCGGTCAGCAGATCGTCGCGAACCCTGGCGCCTACGGCCTGCAAAGCGCCGGCGCCTGCGCTCCCGCTCCGGCGTGCATCGCGGATTCGAACCTTACAAACCAGTTCCTCTTCTACGTGGACAACCTGCACCTGACGTCCGCCGGTTTCGCGATCGTCGGGCGCTATATCGCTGCTCAGCTGCAGGCACCGCTGACGCTCGAAGCCCCGAGCGAGGCTGGGATGGAGACGGCTCGCCAGTTCGGCCGAACCCTTTCCAGCCGCGTCGACCTCACGGCGCCGCGCGACGGCGATGTCGCCGAGGGCCTGAAGCTCTTCATCGTCGGCGACACCTATTCCCGCGACGTGAAGGCCGATGCCGCGACGGACGGCTTCGACATCGACGGCGTCGGCGGCACGGTTGGTGCCTCCTACGGCTTCGGCAACGGCACCGTCGGGATTGCGGCCAACTACACCCGTCCGCGCGTGCGCTTCGGCAATGATGCGTCGCGCAACGACGTGGACACCTGGCAGATCGGCGGCTTCGGCGGCTTTTCGATCGCGGGCGGCTTCGTGCAGGGCTATCTCGGCTACGGCCAGGACAATAACGACATCGAGCGCGCGGGCGTCGTCAACAACTTGAATTCCAGCCCCGACGGGGACCATTGGCTTGCGGGCGCGAAGGCGGGCTATCTCTTCCCGCTGGGCACAATGCGCGCCGGTCCGGTCGTCGCGCTCGACTATGCCAAGGCAAAGGTCGACGGCTACACCGAGGAAGGCGACGCGGCGCTCTCGCTCAACGTCGGCAAGACCTCGGCCAAGTCGTTCACGGCAGGCATCGGCGCCGAGATCCGCGGCGACTTCGAAAGCGGCGGATCGTCGATCAGACCGTTCGCTTCCGCAATGCTCGAAAAGGAACTGAGCGACGACGGCCGCTCGGTCCAGTTCGCGCAGACCAGCGCGCCTGGAATCGTCAACACCTGGGCGTTTGAGGACCGTTCGACCAAGGCCTACGGCCGCGTGTCGTTCGGCGGCAGCGCGGGCCTGTTCAGCAACGTGACGATCAACGCCATCGGCTCGGCCACGTTGGGCCGCGACCAGGGCAACGACGTCTCTGCGCAGGTCGGACTGCACGCCGGCTTCTAG
- a CDS encoding tryptophan halogenase family protein yields MSDHAIRKIVIVGGGTAGWMAAAAFSALLEKVSVEIVLIESDEIGTVGVGEATIPPLIAYNKMVGIAEDEFLAAAQGTFKLGIEFVDWGAKGERYFHPFGPHGQDLRGVHFHQLYLRESKRRSLPDIREWSMSGVAAALGKFARPGPDARLPLSQLAYAFHFDAGLYAKFLRAHAERAGVQRLEGKIVDLTLDGESGHVRSVTLADDRTIEGELFIDCSGFRGLLIEEKLGTGYDDWSHWLPCDRAVAVPSRLAGPADPFTRSTGRESGWQWRIPLQHRMGNGLVYSSAHLERSQAEQLLLANLEAEPLAAPRHLSFTAGRRRLAWNANIVSLGLSSGFVEPLESTSIHLVQSGIAKLLALFPDRRFDPVERDEYNRQMQHVFEDVRDFVILHYKATRRDDSEFWNYCRTMDVPDSLARRLELWRAKGRLFREGCELFGTASWVAVLLGQGIVPEEQEPAARAIAPDVLSDALDKMYLSYRHMAEHMPTHSEFIAKACAAQSSR; encoded by the coding sequence ATGAGCGACCATGCCATCCGCAAGATCGTGATCGTGGGCGGTGGGACCGCCGGGTGGATGGCCGCGGCCGCCTTTTCCGCTCTGCTCGAAAAGGTTTCGGTCGAGATCGTGCTGATCGAGTCGGACGAGATCGGCACCGTCGGCGTCGGTGAAGCCACGATCCCGCCACTCATCGCCTACAACAAGATGGTCGGAATCGCGGAGGACGAGTTCCTTGCAGCGGCACAGGGCACGTTCAAGCTCGGCATCGAGTTCGTCGACTGGGGCGCGAAGGGCGAACGCTATTTCCACCCGTTCGGACCGCATGGCCAGGACCTGCGCGGCGTCCACTTCCACCAATTGTACCTGCGTGAATCGAAGCGGCGCTCGCTCCCGGACATTCGCGAATGGTCGATGAGCGGCGTTGCGGCAGCACTTGGCAAGTTTGCGAGGCCGGGCCCGGATGCACGCCTCCCTTTGTCGCAGCTGGCCTACGCCTTTCACTTCGACGCGGGACTTTATGCCAAATTCCTTCGCGCGCATGCCGAACGGGCCGGCGTGCAGCGTCTCGAAGGCAAGATCGTCGACCTAACGCTCGATGGCGAGAGCGGTCACGTGCGCAGCGTCACGCTCGCGGACGATCGGACGATCGAGGGCGAACTATTCATCGATTGTTCGGGATTCCGCGGCCTGTTGATCGAAGAAAAGCTCGGGACCGGTTACGATGACTGGAGCCACTGGCTGCCCTGCGACCGGGCGGTGGCGGTGCCGAGCCGCCTGGCCGGTCCGGCTGATCCCTTTACCCGCTCGACGGGTCGGGAAAGCGGGTGGCAGTGGCGCATTCCGCTCCAGCACCGCATGGGCAACGGACTTGTATACTCGAGCGCGCACCTCGAGCGAAGCCAGGCTGAACAGTTGCTGCTGGCAAACCTTGAAGCCGAGCCGCTGGCCGCGCCGCGGCATCTGTCATTCACGGCCGGGCGTCGGCGTCTCGCGTGGAACGCAAATATCGTTTCGTTGGGCCTGTCCAGCGGGTTCGTCGAGCCGCTCGAATCGACCAGCATCCATCTCGTCCAAAGCGGCATTGCGAAGCTGCTCGCGCTCTTCCCCGACAGGCGCTTCGATCCCGTCGAACGGGATGAATATAATCGCCAGATGCAGCACGTTTTCGAGGACGTCCGCGACTTCGTGATCCTTCACTACAAGGCAACCAGGCGAGACGATTCCGAGTTCTGGAACTACTGCCGGACGATGGACGTGCCCGACAGCCTTGCCCGGAGGCTCGAGTTGTGGCGGGCGAAGGGCAGGCTTTTTCGCGAGGGATGCGAGCTGTTCGGAACAGCGAGCTGGGTCGCCGTTCTGCTGGGCCAAGGAATCGTCCCCGAGGAGCAGGAGCCAGCCGCCAGGGCGATCGCCCCCGATGTTCTGAGCGATGCGCTCGACAAGATGTACCTCAGCTACCGGCACATGGCCGAGCACATGCCAACGCATTCCGAATTCATCGCCAAGGCCTGTGCTGCCCAATCAAGCCGCTGA
- a CDS encoding glycoside hydrolase family 43 protein, giving the protein MFESPESYTIDAVEDGEASLLKVASPDGRTCEYRIAGGEHPDYLRFFAELSRDFETRVPGAHEGPAAAMGDIKWKPLVIENLSERSLYGYGDPAVLKVEDGWILTATTNDAPDAFPIVHSPDLKHWEHRGFVFPEGHAPDWTATGKHVADFWAPEMAKVGDEYWIAYTARQKSNALAIGLARAPSPYGPWVDNGEPLITGGEVLYPGTAASGGVIDSHIFVDDDGTPYLFWKNDTNGLWPRPLAGLLREHPELIEELFASERDRRTAAFAAAIQPWANTRRPMERFFLMQPLIEAALENWPRVKKALLGLAHASKIVEAMRTPIHARRLSPDGRSLAGEEHVVLANDLDWEGHLIEGPFVTKQQGRYWMFYAGNDFSTPAYGIGVAVADHPFGPYVKRPEPLLKSVREWWAPGHASVTEGADGRPQLFFHAFFPDRCGYNAFRGLLTVGLDFTRDEVRLRQV; this is encoded by the coding sequence ATGTTCGAGTCCCCCGAGTCTTACACGATCGATGCCGTCGAAGACGGTGAAGCCAGCCTCCTGAAAGTCGCATCGCCCGACGGCCGCACCTGCGAATATCGCATCGCCGGCGGCGAGCATCCCGACTACCTGCGATTCTTTGCCGAGCTCTCACGCGATTTCGAAACACGGGTGCCGGGAGCGCACGAAGGTCCTGCCGCGGCGATGGGCGACATCAAGTGGAAGCCGCTCGTCATCGAAAATCTCAGCGAGCGGTCGCTCTACGGGTACGGCGATCCCGCGGTGCTCAAGGTCGAAGACGGTTGGATCCTGACGGCGACCACGAACGACGCGCCCGACGCCTTCCCGATCGTGCATTCGCCCGACCTCAAGCATTGGGAGCATCGCGGCTTCGTCTTCCCCGAGGGCCATGCGCCCGACTGGACCGCGACCGGCAAGCATGTCGCCGACTTCTGGGCCCCGGAAATGGCGAAGGTCGGGGACGAATATTGGATTGCCTACACGGCCAGGCAGAAATCCAATGCGCTTGCGATCGGATTGGCGCGGGCACCATCACCGTATGGGCCGTGGGTCGACAATGGCGAACCGCTGATCACCGGTGGTGAAGTGCTCTACCCCGGAACCGCGGCAAGCGGCGGAGTGATCGACTCCCACATCTTCGTCGACGACGACGGCACGCCCTATCTGTTCTGGAAGAACGACACGAACGGCTTGTGGCCGAGGCCGCTGGCCGGATTGCTCCGCGAGCATCCGGAGCTGATCGAGGAATTGTTCGCGAGCGAACGCGATCGCCGCACCGCCGCATTCGCCGCCGCGATACAGCCCTGGGCGAACACGCGCAGGCCAATGGAGCGCTTCTTCCTGATGCAGCCGCTGATCGAGGCCGCGCTGGAGAATTGGCCGAGGGTCAAGAAGGCGCTTCTCGGCCTCGCCCATGCGTCGAAGATCGTCGAAGCGATGCGGACGCCGATCCATGCACGCCGCCTTTCACCCGACGGCCGCTCGCTGGCGGGTGAGGAGCATGTCGTCCTCGCAAACGACCTCGATTGGGAAGGGCATCTAATCGAGGGCCCGTTCGTGACGAAGCAACAAGGCCGTTACTGGATGTTCTATGCCGGCAACGACTTCTCGACGCCTGCGTACGGCATCGGTGTTGCCGTCGCCGATCATCCGTTCGGTCCTTACGTGAAGCGGCCGGAGCCTTTGCTGAAATCGGTTCGGGAATGGTGGGCACCGGGTCATGCCTCCGTTACCGAAGGCGCGGACGGAAGGCCGCAGCTGTTCTTCCACGCCTTCTTCCCAGACCGCTGCGGTTACAATGCCTTCCGCGGGCTGCTGACGGTCGGGCTGGACTTCACGCGCGACGAAGTCAGGCTGCGGCAAGTTTGA
- a CDS encoding glycoside hydrolase family 43 protein, giving the protein MVVRVQSLLSPLAAVALCLAPAASSARSATASSSNPVIDADFPDPAALKAPDGFYYAYATQTERNGKWINLQVARSKDLKRWRLLGDALPTKPHWASKTQDFWAPHVLRDGGRYIMYYSAKPDTADERHGLCLAVATATRPEGPFTDMGHPLQCGESFVNIDPMAFDDPATGKKLLYWGSGFKPIKVQELKANRMAFAPGTTPKDLIGPNPAKDQFPVLVEGPWVLRHGPWYYMFYSGDNCCGAKANYAVMVARSKSATGPFETLQHAKGTPHSIILSKRGKWIAPGHNSVATDARGNSWILYHAVDVGRPRTKPTDEVNTRRVMLVDRIEWRNGWPTVRGN; this is encoded by the coding sequence ATGGTTGTACGCGTCCAGTCGCTTCTCTCGCCCCTCGCGGCTGTTGCTCTTTGCCTCGCGCCGGCGGCGAGTTCCGCACGAAGCGCAACGGCGAGTTCGTCGAACCCGGTCATCGACGCCGACTTCCCGGACCCCGCAGCCCTGAAGGCGCCCGACGGCTTCTACTACGCCTATGCGACGCAGACCGAGCGCAACGGCAAGTGGATCAACCTTCAGGTCGCGCGGTCGAAGGACCTGAAGCGCTGGCGGCTGCTCGGCGATGCGCTACCGACCAAGCCGCACTGGGCGAGCAAGACGCAGGACTTCTGGGCCCCGCACGTGCTGCGCGATGGCGGCCGCTATATCATGTACTACTCTGCGAAGCCGGACACGGCTGACGAGCGGCACGGGCTCTGCCTCGCCGTCGCCACCGCGACGCGCCCCGAAGGCCCGTTCACCGACATGGGTCATCCGCTCCAGTGCGGAGAGAGCTTCGTCAATATCGACCCGATGGCCTTCGACGATCCGGCGACGGGCAAGAAGCTCCTCTACTGGGGTTCCGGCTTCAAGCCGATCAAGGTTCAGGAGCTCAAGGCCAACCGCATGGCCTTCGCGCCCGGCACCACTCCGAAGGATCTCATCGGCCCGAACCCGGCGAAGGACCAGTTTCCTGTGCTCGTCGAGGGACCTTGGGTGCTCCGTCACGGGCCTTGGTATTACATGTTCTACTCGGGCGATAATTGCTGCGGCGCGAAGGCCAATTATGCGGTGATGGTTGCACGTTCCAAAAGCGCCACGGGCCCGTTCGAGACGCTCCAGCACGCGAAGGGCACGCCGCACAGCATCATCCTATCTAAGCGCGGCAAGTGGATCGCGCCCGGGCACAATTCCGTCGCGACCGACGCTCGCGGGAACAGCTGGATCCTTTATCACGCCGTCGACGTCGGCCGGCCGCGCACCAAGCCCACCGACGAGGTGAACACCCGCCGGGTCATGCTGGTCGATCGTATCGAATGGCGAAACGGCTGGCCCACCGTTCGCGGAAACTGA